The Toxoplasma gondii ME49 chromosome XII, whole genome shotgun sequence genome includes a region encoding these proteins:
- a CDS encoding hypothetical protein (encoded by transcript TGME49_249550), with protein sequence MKCTAAECRRGSVCLRGFRPASHDLVPLSRFSSVPPPPLFPCDLQEVPCRSYAFSASAVHASTPPGVELSELAEEDAGARMLAGEPREEAAMRGSSLGETSENPVPGETPDLGGATGQQSDSGKHASENAALPGPENGEAALAADVLDDANGPLDANDLRTQAESATADQFQTSGGSGLVSPPSRSSLRKKFAERLHSRHRKQEEARPAISPIYGSSPVSEVGDETTQQTGTRPSSMIASSFREARELKGPRSGIPRSNPTCQSRYASGESSLTTRVGGASIVAGSGPSESRNVSADSGWRSMSRWNKWSRKLASHAEDEPMPACRGVQSREQSDPEAVTAKPQRIGRPDCCWIAPKPLPEIPGVSTGPVYTVASGALTLKPAPVKRRPSSSLASGDSSSLASGIEEAPLKESFARAGPGREAPMPIGSRTASAPELCGFSSRPTLLGRVENTGWVRRITKRGFKIQRETVQGRKMPSVPELGRCANWESSKDDDQFEEWEEAREEEARMARAKTGAIRRPPHYTFTTAYTTQRRGRKIRGPFETPTKLREVKGHQIYPSRIPTFGVSTPTPTLFRTRSPSPDARTNNGTWKSLRTQMTAISLIGAAATDTSSPDDTTPDEFEEVTCSEDEVERNSSTSASGGREGSSVTLSLGGKLTKRLSMLSKSGSAVTLEKAESSVVVHGEKTENAHTEPVHALLRSDGSGVAEHLSEGPIRELTNSPSTQAYRRAFSAKKRWVKRPKVYTEEEEKQRTERRRRREERRACPYFIPAVPGTYPVARALLESLFLCRERLCLEQSRLALLDEFQVRELMFWHVISQRKVHLFSGLTLDCEGYQIQFLQGIETQLMAANDQDAQSPDTANVRTREFVDLIKMSYARTWPWENHVEEEVARCLREAEKKRRTELHQQGAKREKACLKPEDASVLTHDERHECEDACRGRLRREQEEEDSVSLTAWFTQPAETGSFTMEDESELATSSAFFSEAQFSQGRQSHRNLFVETGRALGRIIWGPLPSPSQGFDERTLWLTAETESAFPVSPSITSSSSAFPSCVSPHDGGDLAFSSSRHGSSAAHVDSASTLHRDTAWTSSGDSSAARLALKKAQKQERRELRKLMQMCGSLVGEDSLEGTGENQAVDGASGLQKPLGRAESRRRRRLRRRQRRAARAAKTSQAQGEAAHTLKNSALASSSAASVIDEPQMSESRRRSQSDTENKGDTEMGVAGHRAWEKWPDDADSEDIEDLNRCLKEVLQKLFREQRRLLRKQSERIKNSGSGPQDSRRVSESGAEDSEGDTGMASVQDEICRRKRELGRSEEERKRAGLVYRVASPLQPLLLLQDSNFWFDMRELAEEWRLSQRAPLFQIVKKIVNRLVQSAQKRAERKRRRENRVLAAALLAHTDLPFPESTLRLAPRFFFLGRPAAEIIVILSSLCVRRQAMFNSERLKNLMSCKGVIYYIVDANNAVADDKSPDMRLLRRWKRQRILRNAPHTHHGGILIPQVLVDGQSIGSYGEVQQLEDDGLLTAIFCRCRCPTCLQPRHVDDELCRWCNLQFRELLSVKRHDEGELKEMYRGHPTRAIPLLRSCFDQSISWILYPNFCSLCGAERRPDQPWCPQCHMTTRDIALARCLGIGIYRDEQCRKCGNSAGDALDCLERLPPQANPKFSEPPLTSYLTSKASPLCPHCGELLTYFMPVNEKIAEERREFGRSCTHRRRKAPCELLNDADNVNKQAEDTMSKQEQENINKNEEVVPNKETEDAVNKIEDGTVKNRTYDLVSEKAQKTAKAASGSAKNDVVTRLDTVSPEGKLPAFEVRLESQD encoded by the exons ATGAAGTGCACGGCTGCTGAGTGTCGTCGGGGGTCGGTGTGCCTTCGCGGGTTTCGTCCGGCTTCCCACGATCTGGtacctctgtctcgcttttcctcagttcctcctcctccactTTTCCCCTGCGACCTGCAAGAAGTGCCGTGTCGTTCCTACGCCTTCTCTGCCAGTGCCGTGCACGCCTCAACCCCGCCGGGTGTGGAGCTCTCTGAGCTAGCTGAGGAGGATGCCGGTGCACGTATGCTAGCTGGCGAACCAcgagaggaggcggcgaTGCGCGGTTCGTCGCTCGGCGAGACATCCGAGAACCCGGTTCCAGGTGAAACCCCCGATTTGGGAGGCGCCACAGGTCAACAGAGCGACTCCGGAAAGCACGCAAGTGAGAACGCAGCGCTTCCAGGACCAGAAAACGGCGAAGCAGCCCTCGCGGCCGATGTCCTCGACGATGCAAATGGGCCTTTGGACGCGAATGATTTGAGGACACAAGCCGAATCCGCCACTGCGGATCAATTCCAGACGTCGGGAGGCTCGggtctcgtctctccgccgAGTCGGTCTTCGCTTCGCAAGAAGTTTGCTGAGCGTTTGCACTCGCGTCATCGGAAGCAGGAGGAGGCTCGGCCCGCGATTTCTCCGATCTATGGCTCATCCCCAGTGTCCGAGGTCGGAGACGAGACAACTCAGCAGACGGGGACGCGGCCTTCGTCGATGATCGCGTCGAGTTtccgagaggcgagagaactgAAGGGGCCCCGAAGCGGAATCCCCAGGAGCAACCCGACCTGTCAGTCACGCTACGCGAGCGGCGAATCTTCGCTGACAACTCGAGTCGGAGGTGCGAGCATCGTAGCCGGCTCGGGACCCTCTGAGTCCCGAAACGTGTCGGCTGACAGTGGGTGGCGGTCGATGTCACGCTGGAACAAGTGGAGCCGGAAGCTCGCGTCCCATGCAGAAGACGAGCCGATGCCAGCTTGCCGTGGGGTTCAGTCTCGCGAGCAGTCTGACCCAGAAGCCGTGACAGCGAAGCCCCAGCGAATCGGGAGACCAGACTGCTGCTGGATCGCTCCGAAGCCTCTTCCAGAGATCCCAGGCGTGTCGACTGGTCCCGTCTACACAGTCGCTTCCGGCGCGCTGACGCTGAAGCCAGCGCCGGTGAAAAGAAGACCCTCGTCAAGTCTCGCGAGTGGGGACTCTTCCTCGCTGGCCAGCGGCATTGAGGAGGCGCCCTTGAAAGAGAGCTTCGCGCGTGCAGGACCAGGCCGGGAAGCCCCGATGCCGATCGGGTCGCGGACTGCGTCCGCCCCCGAGCTTTGCGGCTTCTCCTCACGGCCGACGCTCCTCGGCCGCGTGGAGAACACGGGCTGGGTGCGGCGGATCACAAAGCGAGGATTCAAAATCCAACGGGAGACCGTACAGGGCCGCAAGATGCCCTCCGTCCCGGAACTTGGCCGGTGCGCGAACTGGGAAAGCAGCAAAGACGACGACCAGTTCGAGGAATGGGAGGAGgcccgagaagaagaggcgcgaaTGGCCCGGGCGAAGACTGGAGCAATACGCAGACCGCCGCACTACACCTTCACGACGGCGTACACgacgcagcgaagaggacggaAGATCCGCGGACCTTTTGAGACCCCGACGAAACTCCGAGAAGTCAAGGGCCACCAAATTTACCCGTCGCGCATTCCAACGTTTGGTGTCAGTACACCGACGCCTACGCTCTTTCGAACGCGCTCGCCGTCTCCAGACGCAAGGACGAACAATGGAACCTGG aaGTCGCTGCGAACACAGATGACGGCTATTAGCTTGATTGGGGCAGCTGCGACGGACACATCCAGCCCGGACGACACGACCCCGGACGAATTTGAAGAGGTGACATGCTCGGAAGACGAGGTAGAGCGCAACTCGAGCACGTCTGCAAGTGGCGGAAGGGAAGGCTCTTCCGTGACGCTCAGCCTGGGAGGAAAACTGACGAAGCGGTTGTCGATGTTGAGCAAGTCGGGCTCGGCGGTTACGTTAGAAAAAGCCGAATCCTcggtggtggtgcatggggagaagacagagaacgcgcACACCGagccagtgcatgcgttgctgAGAAGCGACGGCAGCGGAGTGGCTGAGCATCTCTCAGAAGGTCCGATAAGAGAGCTGACGAACTCTCCCTCTACGCAGGCCTATCGCCGGGCGTTttccgcgaagaagaggtggGTCAAGCGACCCAAGGTGtacacagaggaggaagagaagcagcgcaccgaaaggcggcgacggcgcgaggagaggcgcgcgTGCCCCTATTTTATCCCCGCCGTCCCCGGAACTTACCCGGTGGCGAGAGCGCTCCTGGAgtctcttttcctgtgtcgagagcgtctgtgtctcgagCAAAGTCGGCTGGCGCTGCTGGACGAGTTTCAGGTCCGAGAACTGATGTTCTGGCACGTTATTTCTCAGAGGAAGGTGCACCTCTTCTCGGGTCTCACCCTCGATTGCGAGGGATACCAGATCCAGTTTCTTCAAGGGATAGAGACTCAGCTGATGGCCGCGAACGACCAAGACGCGCAGTCGCCCGACACCGCGAATGTGCGAACTCGCGAATTCGTTGACTTGATTAAGATGTCCTATGCCCGGACCTGGCCCTGGGAGAATCACGTCGAGGAAGAGGTCGCGCGGTGTCTGCGCGAAGccgaaaaaaagcgaaggaCGGAACTTCACCAACAGGgcgcgaaacgcgagaaggccTGCCTCAAGCCTGAGGACGCCTCAGTCCTTACCCACGATGAGAGGCACGAGTGCGAAGACGCGTGTCGGGGGAGGCTGCGCcgcgagcaagaagaagaagattcGGTCTCGCTCACGGCTTGGTTCACACAGCCTGCTGAGACGGGATCGTTCACAATGGAGGACGAGTCTGAACTGGCGACCTCCtcggctttcttctcagAGGCACAGTTTTCGCAAGGTCGGCAGAGCCATCGCAATCTGTTTGTCGAGACAGGGAGGGCCTTGGGACGTATCATCTGGGGGCCACTGCCCTCGCCGTCGCAAGGCTTTGACGAGCGGACTCTCTGGTtgacggcggagacagaaagcgcCTTCCCCGTCTCGCCCTCAATAACCTCTTCGAGTTCTGCGTTTCCGAGCTGCGTGAGTCCCCACGACGGAGGCGACTTGgccttctcgtcgtcgcGGCACGGCTCGAGCGCGGCACATGTAGACAGCGCCTCCACGCTCCACCGAGACACAGCTTGGACTTCTTCCGGGGACTCGTCGGCTGCGCGCTTGGCTCtaaagaaggcgcagaaacaggagaggcgcgaacTGCGGAAGTTGATGCAGATGTGTGGTTCGCTGGTCGGGGAAGACTCTCTGGAGGGGACGGGGGAGAACCAGGCAGTGGACGGAGCCAGTGGTCTCCAGAAGCCGCTAGGCAGAGCGGAAAGCCGCAGGCGTCGGCGTCTCCGACGAAGGCAGCGACGCGCAGCACGTGCGGCAAAGACGTCACAGGCGCAAGGCGAGGCGGCTCACACTCTCAAGAATTCCGCGCTTGCTAGCAGCTCCGCAGCTTCCGTAATTGACGAGCCGCAAATGTCCgagtcgaggagacgcagccagAGTGATACAGAGAACAAGGGCGACACAGAGATGGGTGTTGCCGGTCACCGAGCCTGGGAGAAATGGCCGGATGACGCCGACAGTGAAGACATCGAAGACCTGAATCGCTGCTTGAAGGAGGTGTTGCAGAAGCTTTTCCGCGAACAGCGTCGGCTTCTACGGAAGCAAAGCGAGAGGATCAAAAACTCGGGCTCAGGGCCTCAGGACTCGCGACGCGTGTCGGAGAGCGGCGCCGAAGACTCCGAAGGCGACACCGGGATGGCGAGCGTCCAGGACGAGATTTGCAGGCGGAAGCGGGAACTGggacgcagcgaagaggaacggAAACGAGCGGGTCTTGTTTATAGGGTGGCTTCGCCCCTCCAGCCTCTCCTCTTGCTGCAGGACTCGAACTTCTGGTTCGACATGAGGGAACTCGCGGAAGAGTGGAGGCTTAGTCAGCGCGCGCCCCTCTTCCAGATTGTGAAGAAAATTGTTAATCGGTTGGTACAGTCTGCGCAGAAACGTGCagagcggaagagaaggagagagaaccggGTCCTTGCCGCCGCCCTCTTGGCCCACACAGACCTTCCTTTCCCCGAATCAACTCTGCGACTCGccccgcgcttcttcttcttgggGAGACCCGCTGCGGAG ATTATCGTCATCCTCTCGTCCCTCTGTGTGAGGCGGCAAGCAATGTTCAATAGCGAGCGCCTGAAGAACTTGATGAGCTGCAAGGGCGTCATCTACTATATCGTCGACGCCAATAATGCCGTCGCAG ATGACAAGTCGCCAGACATGAGATTGCTTCGCCGATGGAAGAGGCAGCGGATTCTGCGCAATGCGCCTCACACACACCACGGAGGAA TTCTCATTCCCCAGGTGTTGGTCGACGGTCAGTCGATCGGCTCTTACGGCGAGGTGCAGCAACTGGAGGACGATGGCTTGCTGA CCGCCATTTTCTGCCGCTGTCGATGCCCAACGTGCCTGCAACCGCGGCACGTGGACGACGAGCTCTGTCGATGGTGTAATCTTCAGTTCCGAGAGTTGTTGTCCGTCAAGCGACATGACGAGGGAGAGCTGAAAGAAATGTACCG GGGCCATCCGACGCGTGCGATTCCTCTTTTGAGATCTTGTTTCGACCAATCAATCA GTTGGATTCTTTACCCCAACTTTTGCTCTTTATGTGGGGCTGAGCGACGACCGGATCAGCCGTGGTGCCCACAATGCCACATGACAACTAGGGACATCGCGTTAGCAAGGTGTCTTGGCATTGGCATTTATCGGGACGAGCAGTGTCGCAAATGCGGCAACTCTG CTGGCGATGCCTTAGACTGCTTGGAACGGCTGCCTCCACAAGCGAATCCCAAGTTTTCTGAGCCACCTTTGACGAGTTACCTGACCAGCAAAGCGTCTCCACTTTGCCCCCATTGTGGGGAGTTGCTGACCTACTTTATGCCGGTCAACGAGAAAATCGCTGAAGAGCGGCGCGAGTTCGGCAGGTCGTGTACGcaccggagaagaaaggctcCGTGCGAGTTGCTAAATGACGCAGACAATGTCAACAAGCAGGCAGAAGACACCATGAGCAAGCAAGAGCAAGAAAATATCAACAAAAATGAGGAAGTGGTTCCTAACAAGGAGACCGAAGACGCTGTCAACAAGATAGAGGACGGCACTGTGAAAAACCGGACATATGACCTTGTCAGCGAGAAAGCACAAAAGACTGCCAAAGCGGCAAGCGGTTCTGCGAAAAACGATGTTGTCACCCGCCTCGATACGGTATCGCCGGAAGGAAAATTACCCGCCTTTGAAGTGCGCCTCGAAAGTCAAGACTAA